In Pyrus communis chromosome 15, drPyrComm1.1, whole genome shotgun sequence, the genomic stretch ACGGCTGACAAAGCTCAATTCTATGATCTTGACAACGTGCATGATTCAAGGAAATATCCCTCCATCAATAGGAAACATGACTTCTCTTCTTGATCTCGAATTGAGTGGCAATTACCTGGTTGGTAAAATTCCTGCGGAGCTTGGTTTGCTCAAGAATTTGAAACAGTTAGAGCTCTACTACAACATACTTGTTGGAACTATCCCTGAGGAGCTTGGAAATCTCACTGAACTCGAAGACTTAGACATGTCAGTCAATAAGCTGACTGGAAATATTCCAGAATCTATTTGTCGCCTTCCCAAGCTCCAAGTCCTGCAGCTTTACAACAACAGTCTTTCAGGTGAAATACCAAGCGCCATTGCAGACTCGAAAACACTGAGCATGCTGTCACTGTACGCTAACTTCCTGACAGGAGAAGTTCCAAGAAATCTGGGGCACTCATCATCAATGATTGTCCTGGACTTGTCCGAGAACCATCTTTCTGGTCCATTGCCAACGGAGGTTTGCAAGGGAGGTAAGCTGCTCTATTTTCTTATGCTGGACAATAAGTTATCTGGGGAGATACCAGAGAGCTACGTAGAATGCCAGTCTCTTCTTCGATTTCGACTTAACGGTAATCATCTGGAGGGTTCAATACCTGCAGGACTTCTTAGTCTTCCCCATGTTTCGATCTTTGATTTGAGTTACAACAATTTGAGTGGTCAGATTGCAGATACAATTGGAAGAGCTAAAAACTTGTCAGAATTTTTTATACAAAGCAACAGGATTTCAGGTATTCTACCACCTGCAATCTCTGGAGCAATCAGCCTAGTGAAGATTGACCTCAGTAATAATTTTCTTTCTGGTCCAATTCCTTCTGAAATTGGCAACTTAAAAAAGCTAAATCTACTGATGTTGCAATGCAACAAGCTCAACTCTTCCATTCCCGATTCACTTTCTTCACTGAAATCTCTCAATGTTCTTGATGTCTCCAACAACCTCTTGACTGGAAAAATCCCAGAGAGTCTCAGTGAATTGTTACCAAACTCCATCAACTTCTCAAACAATAAGCTTTCTGGTCCAATTCCACTCTCATTGATAAAAGGCGGGTTGGTGGAAAGCTTTTCAGGCAACCCAGGCCTCTGTGTTAAAGTTTCTTCAGATCAAAATAATTTTCCCAtatgttcacaatctttgaacAAAAAGAAGTTGAATGCTTTCTGGGTTATTATAGTTTCGGTAGTCCTCCTCCTCATTGGAGCTCTGCTGTTCCTAAAGCGCCGATTTGGAAAAGAAAGAGCAGAGGTGGAACATGATGAGACCCTGTCCTCATCATTCTTCTCATATGATGTAAAGAGCTTTCATCGAATAAACTTCGACCACCGCAAGGTCATTGAAGCCATGGTTGATAAGAACATAGTAGGCCATGGAGGATCAGGGACAGTGTACAAGATTGAGCTGAGCAGCGGGAATGTGATTGCAGTGAAGAGGCTGTGGAGTAGAAAAGCAAAAGATTCTGCAGAAGATCAGCTGTTCATACACAAGGAGTTGAAAACTGAGGTGGAGACGCTGGGAAGTATCAGGCACATAAACATTGTCAAATTGTACTGCTACTTCTCAAGCTTGGACTGCAACCTGTTGGTTTATGAGTATATGCCAAATGGTAACCTTTGGGATGCCCTTCACAAAGGATGGATCCCTCTAGATTGGCCTACTCGTCACCAGATTGCGCTCGGGATTGCACAGGGTTTGGCATACCTCCACCATGATCTGATGCCTCCAATTATTCACAGAGATATCAAGTCTACGAACATCCTGCTTGACGTCAATAACCAAGCCAAGGTTGCAGATTTTGGCATAGCCAAGGTTTTACAGGCAAGTGGGGGAAAAGATTCCACCACCACTGTTATTGCTGGGACTTATGGTTACTTAGCCCCAGGTAATTTCCTGATCAAACTTTCCATAGATTGATTAAACATTTACAGTTAAAGTAAAACTATTATTTATTCTACAGACCTAAGCGTAGTCTAGTTGACTAAAGCAGTATGCTCCCTCGTCGACACCCAAGTTCGAATCCCCTTAGATTAGAATATCACTTGATACAAAAAATAAACCATTATGCGTTACCTTTTgtatcaaatttgttttttatgcTTGCTCTTAGTTGTTGCTTTTTTAGGTTAAACAAGTACTATATGCGTGGTATCTTGATTTACTTTTACTAAGTAGTGTTTTGACTTAAATTAGTAACTACTCCAAATCATGTTTAACTAAATTTAAttgattgatttgtttttttgggaCAGAatatgcatattcatccaaagCAACAACCAAGTGTGACGTCTACAGTTTTGGGGTAGTTTTGATGGAGCTGATAACAGGGAAGAAGCCAGTGGAGGCAGAGTTTGGAGACAACAAGAACATCATATACTGGGTTTCAAACAAAGTGGAGACCAAAGAAGGAGCCATGGAGGTGCTTGACAAGCGATTATCGGACTCATTCCAGGAGGAGATGATCCAGGTTCTTCGCATTGCCGTTCGATGTACCTGTAAGGCGCCTTCTCTGCGTCCGAGCATGAAGGAGGTGGTTCAGCTGCTGATTGAAGCTGACCCTTGCAGATTTGATTCATGCAAGTCATCAACTAAGACCAAAGAAGCACCAAATGTGACGGAGGTCAAGAACCCTTATGAGTTCTGATTTGCATGGAAGAGTTTGTTTGTTGGGTCCCCCAGTCCTAGGTCAAATACTGTTATatagcctatatatatatatatatatatatatatatatatatatatatatatatatatgatatcaGATAACCATATAAGTAAAGTTCCTCCCAAGCTGATTGGGGGACTGGTCATAAAGGTATAACTAATTATAACTCTCTTTAGTTTTTCATGGAGGTGGCTTGTAGATTCCATATCTCAATCTCTTTGTCTATTTTCtactttgtaattttgtttttgtaacgaTTTGAGGAATTCAGTCACTATAGCTGCTTTTTTACACTAACCCTAGCTCATCAGCATCCATATCTCAGAGGGATCAACTAATCAAATCTTCCCTAGCTTttgtgaattttgttttttcctctTTATCTTTTGTGCTCTTTTGTATTGGAGTGGGGAATAAAAAGGCACATATATGTTAGTGAGGAGTGGAGGGTTGTGAATTGTGGGAGAGCCTTCTTTATGCATCCAAAAAGTGCGTTCCTGATTCTGATTTTAAAGGTAAGGAAGCATATATGATTCTTGTGCGGAGGGGCCACTTGAGTTAGCAACCCTTTGGGCATGACTGACAGCTGAGCATATGTTGCAAGACGATATTTTAAACTAGTCTAATTGACAGGGAGAGATATTTGGACTTAAGAGTAACGAACGAACACATTGTCTTAACCAACTGACATAACTCGTATCTGTAACATTATCTCCATTTATAAGTTAAGAATAGATGAGAAGGAAGTAAATCTTTGTATtcttttatgttgtttccattttttttctaaatgaaCTCGATTGATTTATGTTGGAGTGAGGTGTGCGCGCATGGAAAAGCACCAAGCTTGCTTCACCATAGATAGTGAGGCATGAACTTCCCACTCACAAGGTGGAAATAGTCTTTAATGATTAAAGGCATTCCAAATGTGACATATCTTTATTCCATTTCTCTCAAATTCATTTCGTCTAAATATTTTATCACTACCTAGTTTTATGATGCTTTATAACTAGCTAGACGATGTTATAGACAACATCATGTTCAACCTAAAAttgatcatttttcaattttcgtTTTCCTCGATACCAAGGGTGGACTTATGTACAAGCATTTATTTACGAAAATATAATTTAGTGTGTTGTGATTAATTTATACCTTACTAGAAAAGAATGACCCATCAATCTGACAGTCAcaaaaattttataattaatttttatcttaataaaaaaaggatGAACCCAACAATCTAACAGCTACAAAAATCTTCGTGTCATGTACGAATTCGTATCGTATAAGAAAAATCCTAAAGCATATCTTAATTATATGGTAAAAGAATAATCTCATAAGAAGTGAGTCATGTCACACATAAACACCGTGATAGAAAAGCAGTCGGCCATTTGGTGCAAATAAGAGTCAATGGGAAAAACAAGTTGCAAGATAAGCATATagggttatatatatatatatatatatgattcatGAACTACACGTGCGTGTGTTTGCAACTGTGTGAGAACACACACTTGCATTGCAAGTTTGTCTGCGTCTAAATTTGTGAGTGAGTGTTGTGCGGGGGTCCTCTTAGCAGAATGAGATTCATGgggacaaatatttttattcttttggcATGGTGGAGACTCCATGAGATCAAAAGCAACAAGCTTTCGACAGTTTAAGGGAAATAATGGTTCTTCAAATGAAAAGTACAGGGTATCAAGATAAATACATAGTTGGAGATGAACTTGTATGGCACAGATATATTACTACGAtagtgtttttatgtaaataataTAAGGATATGTTGAGAAAAATTAACGTATGTCGTATTATTGACACGAAACATTATTGTCACGAAATATTATTGTCACTATGACAGTGTATGTGTATCTATGTCATAAAATTTTAAGAGGCAAATATATGATATATGCTCCACAAGAAGTACAAGAGGCAAATCACAAAGCAGGCCACtaaattctaagttgattcggTCATTTCTACAAACACCTTTGCAATCATTCTCATGAGCTACCATCATTGACTTccttcaaaattccaaatttcttTTACATTCttacacgaaatataaaggACATAATCATGACTTTTAACTGCATATAGTCCTAGAAAACGAGAGATATTTGGCCAAAAACAAGGTCCAAATCAttaaatgtcataatacaaatggttgggtattttaaaacaaatttcaaCCATTTGTATTATGATACTAAGTATATCAGATCGTATTCTcaacacattgaaaaaaaattaacttagaAAACAAAGTTGCCAGTGTCTGTTTTGAAATTTTACATGATTGTACGGcatatgatttgattatttgaaGCCATTGCACTGCCTGAAATGACAAAATAGCTCCGGTTACTAGGGCTACCAACTCGTAACCCGACATTTTAATATCATATAATATGATTATAAGTAAATGAAAATCACGGTGGCCCGAAAAGATAAACAAATGAACTACAACCGCATCAGTTGGGATTTAAAAGTTATGTTCCGAGCTTGCATCCTTAGGATTATTGGACAAAAGAAGCATTGAAGGTAAGAAATTAGTGATGTTTGCCTAACAATGACATGCACAAACATATAGAAACAATACACAATCATAACAATGATTACTATGTCCACAAATGAAGCACTGATGAGGCCAAGCAATGGTGGTTTAAATTTAACTGGGTTGAAAATCATACCACATGGGAATTATGCCTTTGGGACTCTGATTCTTTGAGAACTAGACTGTGGCAAGAAATAGTAAAGCAATTAAAAAACTCGACACTTccaaacatttttgtttttttttctttctattttctgATAAATGTTACGAGTGTGTTTTGTGCTGTAAGCCTCGTAAAAGAGAGTCGCGCCCATATTTAAGGGTTAAAATGTTGATGCCCTTGCCCTTAGGTTATGTTGTGGCAATGTCTGCCAAGTGCACACTAAAGCAGATGTGCAAAAAAATAGGATCCCACCCTAATATAATCAAAGTTGACTTGGATAGTTTGGTTTGGATTTGGCCATTGGAGCAGTGTCCTTTGTATTTGGTAGTAAACTCCATACGACAATATCTACCTAGTATTGAAGATATATCAACAACATCCACTTAATATGAAAACTTTCGTCGACATCAACAACAATTATCTCCATCTACTTCACCATCTCAATTCTCCACTGCCACCATCATTGAAGACATCGCAAATTCGCAACCATCACTAAAACAATCGCCACCACGATTCAGGCAACACAATCAGCCACCACCATATTGCAAATCTCCATCGTCTCCACCAATCAGTGctacaccaccaccaccaccatcgaCAACATCACACCACATCTTAGATCTGACAACCTTGGGTTTTTTCCCCATCCAATTGGAATATTAATTGTCATTGTGTAACTTAGCTGAACTTCTCTtcctcttaatgtaaaaatatcgatgtaatCAAAAAAGAAGATTAGGGACCAATTTGgtacaaatattttatttttatttttttttaactaaattgAAATCCCCAAATGCATATAAGGGATCAATTTTGCAATTAACTCTAAAGCGAATCATTTTGCAATTAACTCTATAAGTTAAATGCTAGCGTATGGACTTGGGTCCATAACGTGGACTTAAAGCCTAGCTTAGCATAGCATTGGGCCTTTTTAAAATGATCATATACCGGCTTGGGCCTTGGTAGTTTTTTATAAGACAAAATATATACATTAAGGGCCCGTTTGATGGGCTGGATGAgattgagttttaataataggACTAGACTAACAGAGACTTGTAACACATGACTTATACCATATATATAAAGATAGGTTAGATAACTCACTATATTTTGGACTCGTAACTTATCCCATCCAATCCACCAAACGGGACCTAAGGGTGATGAACTTATATTATGTCAAACAATGAGTCAGCTAACAGAATGACGTCGAACTAATTACTTACGAGATTCATACgtcttacttacaaataaagaagaatatcattataTCATAATATTAAGTGGCAATAAATTCGGGTTTCCTACTTGTATGAGTTTGAAAAAGGCATCAAACTTAATACGTCAAAATGtgcaacacaaaacacacataTTAAAACTCAATTGTTCAAATAATAATTTTCGTTTTtgctcaaaaaagaaaaaaaaatcgttaAGAAGTAAGAACAATGACCCATTATGAAATTCTACATTTCAAGAGAAAATATCCTGCAAAAATATAAGCATGGGAATTGGAGCGAAATATTATTACAACATTGTAAAGTCTCAATCACAATTTAATAAGTCAAACAGAAGTAATGAACATAGTTAAACAAGCGATGAGAAGAAAAAGTGTGTTTTTATCATTCTCTTTGTCAAAATCATCACAATGCATGCGGAACAAATAACGTCAACTCGACCAAAATCACAATTAAGGTTTATACCTAATACAAATTAGGGGGCAACCCTTCCTTAGAGCAACACAAACACACttgtaaaattgaaaaaaaaaaaaaagaattggctGGTGTTAATGTGAATTAACTCTCAACGCATTCAAGTTATGCAATGatgttcatcttttttttttttttttccattcattATTGTTTTTACCTAATAAGAAATGGcaaagcaaacaaaacaaaagggaTCGGAAATGAAAGGGGTGGCCGATCACTCTCTTTGTCGGGTTGTATGTCTTAATATATAGTCAAGTCCATTTAATCGTCCACCCGTTGGAGTTTCTAAAAATGGGATGTCTCTCTTTGGTGAATGCATTCTTTGGGGTCATCGCGGTTTGATTTGGAGTCAAAAGTATATTACTATCTCATGTTATACAGGAGCTAGATGAGGTGGAGAGTCTATCATCAATGTGATGGAACACCTCctgtatttataaaaataaaaaaaaataaaaaaataaaaaaaaaattcacaattttCAAATAAACTTACGAAGAATGAGTTCACCGTCATATGTTATTTTTGACCAATAATGCATTGGAGTGAGATATTACAATGGTGGTAAACGTGTTCATGAACTTTTAAGCACGACAAACTTGATCAAATTTACATAAAATAATTTGTCGAAAAGtaacataaactaaaactaaaaccctAATCATTATTCTCCAAGTGCAGACAGCAGCGTAGCTGCTACGAATGTCTTGCCAGCAACCACTAAAACAGCAATACTAGTGAAAACGACCGAGTGATGAATTCGACAGATCACAGCACATCTGCCATGCAATTACAAAGTATTCCTGACGGCTGTGGCCTATGTTATTACTACCATTTATTAACAATTAAACGCTGGATTAATTACAGCCATCTACCACCTTTGCATCTGACATCCTTATATTAAATAGCTATATTTAAAGCAAACAGATCGAAATCAGAAacgtaaaaagtaaaaacatatCAAATGGGATGTTTTCGGACAACAATTCTGTGGGGCTTCTAATTTCTGACTGGTGTTTGGGTGGGCCCACGAGTTTTGCTGGTCTCACATGTGAAGAGGATAAATTAAAAATGGTACACAAATTAGAAAAGATGGTGGTGTTCATGGGATTTCATAAATGGACCCAGCTTCTCTGTCCTTCTAGTTTCTATACACTCTTATCCTCTTCTATTTTATGCAGTCACGGTTAAGCcgcgttaatattttatattgatttttttatagagataataagacaaaaaacaatagtgatataaaatgttaacgtggcttaaccgtgactgcACAAATAGGTGGGGATAGGAGTGTATGAGAACTGGGAGGGTAGAGAAGCCAGGTCCTTCATAAATATGTATATTAGTAAGTGGTGGATTACTCTAATGATTAGGATATTTCGAATTAAAATGACGCATAACTGAATTAAACAAAAGATTACTTAGTGTTAGTGTCTAAGATGATTAGTCTCAGTTGTAAAACATACTCCATACTCATACTCTAACATAGGTCACCTCAATAAACCTTTTTTACCTCACAACGTGGTTAAGGCATTTTGAATCAAAACCGACGTAGTTGAGTTCATGGGCGAAGCTACATGGGGACTTCGCCTCTCTGGTCTTCTGAATTGCGCTAAAATATGTTGCGCTACttcttttgcattttattttttaaatacccAGGCCAAAACGATGTCGTTTTGGAAttgggataaaaaaaaaatattgaacgACATATATCGTTAAGGAGAGTACAGTAAGGCTGTCATTATTCAAGATCCTGTCAAGTTGTTTGATAGTGTAAAGAAATTGGGTGTGCAGAGAAGTTTTAAGTCCTATGAAGCTCTATTTAAGGCCGATTATGCACCACAATCGTATATGATGGCTAAGAGGTATTTTAATGCAATGTTGAGTGAGAGTATAGAGCCCTATAGGCATACTTATATTTATATGAGTCACTCAGTCATACTACAAGGTGTTTGATGAAACACCCCTACTTAACTGTCTCTCTCTTGAATGCCACGCTCATGAGTTATTGTAAAGATAATCGATGGGAAGACACCTTGTATCTCTTCCATAACATGATATTTGAGTTAAGAGGCAATGATGAAAAACTCGATAATTTCACCATTCCTATTGCTCAGAAGACCTATGTGAGGTTAAGGCACTCACATATGAGAAAAAAATACATGGGTTTGTGAAGAAACATGACAATGTTGGATTGAATATGTTTGTTAGTTATGCGTTGATTGGATTGTAttccaaatgcaaagaaatgGGCGAGATTGTGGAAGTGCTTGACGAGTTTCCCCAAATTTATGGCTTTGCCACTGGTTGAGTTATATAGAAGGGTGTCAAAGATAATTAATCTAGGTCACCTCGATAAAAGTTTTTTCCCCTTACTGCCCAATGAAGCTTCAAAGTCATGTCTCTTGAAAAAAAGGaagccttcattttttttttttttttcctttcaattttttggaaattgaagaacttttttaaaattattattaaggggaggGAAAGTgtttgaaactattacaataatttaaggaaTGAAGTTTCGAACTCATAACGAATGGGTGAAAATTCAACACCATATTAGTTCACCTACTTGCAAACTGaaaaaaacttatttggtaattgttttcactattttaagaaaaatgaaagctaaaaacaaaattgttacCAAACAAGTTTAAATTGTAAACATTTGATAAAGAATGATATCTAGATACAAGAGAATTTGGAAACGTATAAGATTTTCTCCGATAATAGATCTCTAAAATTTAAGATATTAAAATGGAATAACATTAGGGAGCTGTtattgaaaattcaaaataatttttgtgCACTCTAACCGTATAGAAATAcaagaggagaaaaaaaaacacgcACTTGGAAAGAGTGTCGAATAACTTTTTTAAAGCGTCAATAACACTATAATATTTTTCTAGTCATGTATTGTCAACCTCTCAATCCATCTcaactaaaaacactcaaaaatgGAGGTACAAAACATATTATTGAGTGCATCTGTCCAAACTACACTAAAAGATGAAAATACTGCATCATATTTATCATGCATGGACGATACATGATAATTGTAGGGAAAAAATAACAAACTCCAAATAGAGGTAAATGAATGTGACAATTCATAAATCTATGGATGGCCAACTAATCTCCCTTTTCATACAATCTCTGTACCACATAATGCGAATGCAGTTGtgttttttcggttttcgaGTTAAATGGTACGTTAAATTAGAGCCGATGACGTCAAAAAATACATCTTAAGAgctcaaactcaaaatttgagtTCTAAACTTTTGCTCATTTTCCACTAAACCAAACCTTTGTACGCAAGTGCCTTGGTGGCTTGGCAGTTGGCATTCAAACCTTTGTACGCAAGTGCCCGAATGGCTTGGCGGTTGACATTCATTGTCCAGAACTTCAGTGGGTCACTTGGTGTCTTGCACTTCAACTCCCACCATTTTATAAACTAAActaaaattcaagaaacaaattcTATTATTcatgaaataaataataattgacGTTAATTTTTACAACGACAACGACAATAACAAAGCATTTTTCCATTAGATGGGATCATATGTGTGAATTCTAGAACGTACGGCACTGCACTCAGTTTTCTGTCAAATCTTTCGTTAGCTCTAAGTACTCtatgtcttttcttagagtctctttccaagccttcctaggtcttctttccCCTTGTGCTCTGAGCCTCTATCTCATATCACATTTTCTAATCGAAGCATCTGTAGGTCTTCAGTTCAAgtgtccaaaccaccttaatcattttctctcatcttatcctcAATGttggctactcctactttagctcaaatatcctcattcctaatcttgtcATTTCTTGTGTGGCCGCATAATCGGTGAAGTATTCTCATCTCTGCTACACTTATTTTTTGCACGTATTGATGCTTAACCGTCCAACATTTTGTGCCATAAAGTATTGCTAACCTTATTGTtatcttataaaaaaatttcccctTAGCTTTATTGTCATATGACGGCCACATAACATCTGATGCACTATTTCACTTTATCTATCCAATTTATATTATATGGTtaaaatctctattaaatataaagaaaaaaaaactcagatCTTGAATGACATGGTGCTCTGCAATTTCATAACAAGGTGTATCGAAAACAGTTGGATCGTATTAAATGCCAATCTGCAAACAACTTTTGGGTGGATCGATGTAGACATTCTTCGTCAATGAAAATGTCAGGTCGCGATTTTGACGTCGATGCAGTCTTCTGGTAGAAAGTCTCTTTCCACCTGTTACAAACATATGAAATATTGGATTCTAGAGATACTGTGATTTCATcgattcatcgtatatcgtgcaatcagttttcgttaggtactatttatatttaattttaaattttaagttttgaaatgatttctacttgtccGATT encodes the following:
- the LOC137718531 gene encoding receptor protein-tyrosine kinase CEPR1-like, translating into MASYNFTSFVLSILLIIHSLFYPFQAVISTNTNQSEFFVLIIKSVSANSGNFLSDWDVTGRKPYCNFSGVTCNNDGYVVELDISGRSLSGKFPAGICSYLPQLRVLRLGRNNLQGDFVDSITNCSFLEEVNMDHLFLSQTLPDFSPLKSLRVLDMSYNLFKGKFPMSMFNLTNLEVLNFNENGDFNLWQLPDDIQRLTKLNSMILTTCMIQGNIPPSIGNMTSLLDLELSGNYLVGKIPAELGLLKNLKQLELYYNILVGTIPEELGNLTELEDLDMSVNKLTGNIPESICRLPKLQVLQLYNNSLSGEIPSAIADSKTLSMLSLYANFLTGEVPRNLGHSSSMIVLDLSENHLSGPLPTEVCKGGKLLYFLMLDNKLSGEIPESYVECQSLLRFRLNGNHLEGSIPAGLLSLPHVSIFDLSYNNLSGQIADTIGRAKNLSEFFIQSNRISGILPPAISGAISLVKIDLSNNFLSGPIPSEIGNLKKLNLLMLQCNKLNSSIPDSLSSLKSLNVLDVSNNLLTGKIPESLSELLPNSINFSNNKLSGPIPLSLIKGGLVESFSGNPGLCVKVSSDQNNFPICSQSLNKKKLNAFWVIIVSVVLLLIGALLFLKRRFGKERAEVEHDETLSSSFFSYDVKSFHRINFDHRKVIEAMVDKNIVGHGGSGTVYKIELSSGNVIAVKRLWSRKAKDSAEDQLFIHKELKTEVETLGSIRHINIVKLYCYFSSLDCNLLVYEYMPNGNLWDALHKGWIPLDWPTRHQIALGIAQGLAYLHHDLMPPIIHRDIKSTNILLDVNNQAKVADFGIAKVLQASGGKDSTTTVIAGTYGYLAPEYAYSSKATTKCDVYSFGVVLMELITGKKPVEAEFGDNKNIIYWVSNKVETKEGAMEVLDKRLSDSFQEEMIQVLRIAVRCTCKAPSLRPSMKEVVQLLIEADPCRFDSCKSSTKTKEAPNVTEVKNPYEF